The following are encoded in a window of Spea bombifrons isolate aSpeBom1 chromosome 2, aSpeBom1.2.pri, whole genome shotgun sequence genomic DNA:
- the LOC128473513 gene encoding cell adhesion molecule DSCAM-like, translating to MWILAIFLFQSILNVSSEDLHSSLYFINASLQEVVFASTTGTLVPCPAGGIPPVTLRWYLATGEEIYDVPGIRHVHPNGTLQIFPFPPSSFNNLIHDNTYYCTAENPSGKIRSQDVHIKAVLREAYTVRVEDQKAMRGNAVVFKCIISSPVEAYVSWEKDTVSLVSGK from the exons tttcCAGTGAAGATCTACATTCCAGCCTATATTTTATCAATGCATCTTTGCAAGAGGTAGTATTTGCAAGCACCACGGGGACACTGGTGCCCTGTCCGGCAGGAGGGATCCCCCCTGTGACGCTCAGATGGTACCTAGCAACGGGCGAGGAGATCTATGATGTCCCCGGGATCCGCCACGTCCACCCCAATGGCACTCTCCAAATTTTCCCCTTCCCTCCTTCAAGCTTTAATAACTTAATCCACGATAATACTTACTATTGCACAGCTGAAAATCCTTCAGGGAAAATCAGGAGCCAAGATGTCCACATCAAGGCCG TTTTACGGGAAGCTTACACGGTCCGTGTGGAAGACCAGAAAGCCATGAGAGGCAATGCAGTAGTTTTCAAGTGCATTATTTCCTCCCCCGTGGAGGCCTATGTCTCATGGGAGAAAGACACAGTCTCACTCGTCTCAGGTAAGTGA